A single genomic interval of Peribacillus sp. FSL H8-0477 harbors:
- a CDS encoding UDP-glucose dehydrogenase family protein, with protein MNIAVVGTGYVGLVTGVGLSAIGHHVTCIDIDEEKVNKMKQGISPIFEPGLEDLMKENILADRLHFTTNYADTFLNLDIVYIAVGTPENEDGTANLTFIDKVVEQIAYYTKKEIIVVTKSTVPVGTNHYIKDKLTKLNPNVAFDVVSNPEFLREGSAVYDVFHGSRIVIGSDSEAAAEVMHQVNEPFGIPIFKTDICSAEMIKYASNAFLATKISFINEIANVCEKVNADIEEVALGMGLDNRIGSQFLKAGIGYGGSCFPKDTKALKQIADEVDYEFGLLNAVIEFNNKQRKKLLNQALLDFDSLAGKNIGILGLAFKPDTDDIREAASLEIIPELVKMGANVKAYDPVAMDNAKKVLPAEVTYVDSPALALADTDLVFILTEWADIKDLPLSTFEDQMRNSNVYDGRNCFSQKDIQRSNLQSYYSIGRAAKRQEVLV; from the coding sequence TTGAATATTGCAGTAGTTGGAACTGGATATGTTGGACTTGTTACTGGAGTAGGACTTTCTGCTATTGGTCATCATGTTACCTGTATCGATATTGATGAAGAAAAAGTGAATAAAATGAAACAAGGAATTTCCCCGATTTTCGAGCCGGGTCTAGAAGACTTAATGAAGGAAAACATCCTTGCCGATCGTTTGCATTTCACTACGAATTACGCAGATACTTTCCTTAATCTTGATATCGTTTATATTGCTGTGGGAACTCCAGAAAACGAGGACGGAACAGCTAACTTAACCTTTATTGATAAAGTAGTTGAACAGATTGCCTACTATACGAAGAAGGAAATCATCGTCGTAACGAAAAGCACGGTTCCAGTCGGTACCAATCACTATATTAAAGACAAATTGACCAAACTAAATCCAAATGTGGCCTTTGATGTAGTCTCAAATCCAGAATTTCTACGTGAAGGATCGGCCGTTTATGACGTCTTTCATGGAAGCCGGATTGTCATCGGGTCAGACAGCGAAGCTGCGGCTGAAGTGATGCATCAAGTAAACGAACCATTTGGGATTCCAATTTTCAAAACAGATATTTGCAGTGCTGAAATGATTAAATATGCTTCAAACGCCTTCCTAGCAACCAAAATCAGCTTCATCAACGAAATCGCGAATGTATGTGAAAAGGTGAATGCAGATATTGAGGAAGTAGCGCTTGGAATGGGATTAGATAATCGAATCGGCAGTCAATTCCTTAAAGCAGGCATTGGCTATGGCGGTTCTTGCTTCCCTAAAGATACAAAGGCCTTGAAACAAATTGCTGATGAAGTCGATTATGAATTTGGCCTGCTTAATGCAGTCATTGAGTTTAATAATAAGCAAAGAAAGAAACTATTAAACCAAGCTTTACTAGATTTTGATTCTTTAGCAGGTAAGAACATCGGCATTCTTGGGTTAGCCTTTAAGCCAGATACGGATGATATTCGTGAAGCAGCCTCGCTTGAAATCATTCCTGAATTAGTGAAAATGGGTGCAAACGTTAAAGCGTATGATCCTGTAGCGATGGATAATGCTAAGAAAGTACTGCCAGCTGAAGTGACATATGTCGATTCACCAGCTCTTGCACTAGCGGATACGGATTTGGTCTTCATTTTGACGGAATGGGCAGATATCAAAGACCTACCATTATCAACGTTCGAAGATCAAATGAGGAATTCAAATGTCTATGATGGCAGAAATTGCTTTAGCCAAAAGGATATTCAACGATCAAATCTTCAATCCTACTATTCAATCGGCCGGGCAGCGAAAAGACAGGAAGTTCTCGTTTAA
- a CDS encoding sugar transferase — protein sequence MSNLANQEALLSETKLSTIVVKERKAYSYSKRLFDIIGASCGLLVLFIPLLIIAILIKLEDPKGSVFFSQKRIGKNGEEFDMYKFRSMVSDAEERLAELLAQNEIDGAMFKMKDDPRITKIGKFIRKTSIDEFPQFFNILIGDMSLVGPRPPLPREVEVYTNYDRQRLLVTPGCTGLWQVSGRNHLSFHQMVELDLQYIEQRSFMFDLTIMFRTVFLLVGSKDAY from the coding sequence GTGTCAAATCTTGCGAATCAGGAAGCCTTGCTTTCCGAGACGAAGCTATCCACCATCGTCGTAAAAGAAAGAAAAGCATACAGCTATTCGAAGAGGTTGTTCGATATCATAGGCGCATCCTGTGGACTGCTGGTCTTATTTATTCCGCTATTAATTATTGCTATCTTAATTAAACTAGAAGATCCAAAGGGCAGCGTTTTCTTTTCACAAAAACGAATTGGGAAAAACGGCGAAGAATTCGATATGTATAAATTCCGCTCCATGGTTTCGGATGCGGAGGAGCGTCTAGCTGAATTATTAGCACAAAATGAAATCGATGGGGCCATGTTTAAGATGAAAGATGACCCCCGTATCACGAAGATTGGTAAATTCATCCGCAAAACAAGTATTGATGAATTTCCGCAATTCTTCAACATTCTTATAGGGGATATGAGTCTGGTGGGCCCGCGCCCGCCGCTTCCCCGTGAAGTTGAAGTCTATACGAATTATGATAGACAGCGGTTATTAGTCACCCCGGGATGCACAGGATTATGGCAGGTAAGCGGCCGTAATCACTTAAGCTTTCATCAAATGGTAGAGCTAGATCTTCAGTATATTGAACAGAGATCGTTTATGTTTGATTTGACCATCATGTTTAGAACCGTGTTTTTGCTGGTTGGATCAAAAGATGCCTATTAA
- the galU gene encoding UTP--glucose-1-phosphate uridylyltransferase GalU, with product MKKVRKAIIPAAGLGTRFLPVTKAMPKEMLPIVDKPTIQYIVEEAVASGIEDIIIVTGKGKRAIEDHFDVAMELEQSLQAKGKLDLLDKVRYSTNLADIHYIRQKEPKGLGHAVWCARNFIGDEPFAVLLGDDIVQSDTPCLKQLIDQYEETLASVIGVQTVPEALTSRYGIIDPESQEGRRYQVNNFVEKPKPGTAPSTLAIMGRYVLTPEIFRFLDRQETGAGGEIQLTDAIQQLNQIQRVFAYDFEGIRYDVGEKIGFIKTTVDFALQNKELQEEVMEYLLEVTSAAKVKVTQV from the coding sequence ATGAAAAAAGTACGTAAAGCAATTATACCAGCAGCAGGATTAGGAACTAGGTTCTTACCAGTTACCAAAGCAATGCCGAAAGAAATGCTTCCAATTGTTGATAAGCCAACCATCCAATACATTGTTGAGGAAGCAGTTGCTTCAGGAATTGAAGATATTATTATCGTAACAGGGAAAGGGAAGCGGGCTATTGAAGATCACTTCGATGTTGCTATGGAGCTTGAACAAAGCTTACAGGCGAAAGGTAAATTAGATTTACTTGATAAAGTCCGTTACTCTACTAATCTTGCTGACATCCATTACATCCGTCAAAAAGAACCAAAAGGACTTGGACATGCAGTTTGGTGCGCTAGGAATTTCATTGGAGATGAGCCATTTGCTGTTTTGCTTGGTGATGATATCGTGCAGAGCGACACACCTTGCTTAAAACAACTTATTGATCAATACGAAGAAACCTTAGCCTCTGTTATTGGTGTTCAAACTGTACCTGAAGCTTTGACTAGCCGTTATGGAATTATCGATCCTGAGTCTCAAGAAGGTCGTCGTTACCAAGTGAATAACTTTGTTGAGAAGCCAAAGCCTGGAACCGCACCATCAACGCTTGCTATTATGGGCCGATATGTACTAACACCAGAAATCTTCCGTTTCCTTGATCGCCAAGAAACTGGGGCAGGCGGAGAAATCCAACTGACTGACGCGATTCAACAATTAAATCAAATTCAACGTGTATTCGCATATGACTTTGAAGGAATTCGTTATGATGTCGGTGAGAAAATTGGTTTCATTAAAACAACCGTTGACTTCGCTTTGCAAAACAAAGAGCTGCAAGAGGAAGTTATGGAGTATCTATTAGAAGTTACGTCTGCTGCTAAAGTAAAAGTTACACAAGTATAA
- a CDS encoding acyltransferase family protein, whose product MQQSNRIHSLDSLRGIAALIVLVHHCLLMTPLFHAAHYNEPYDNEWVTAFTNTILHTIWAGSEAVLLFFILSGFVLAFPFIHAKPFNYPVYMIKRFCRIYIPYISVMAIAVLLMVIFADYKGHSGLIPSFSERRWAHPISWEAVISYLLMLGYDNTNVDGPTWSLVHEMRISFFFPFLMLLVLKLSWKKAIIFGFAITMSLSAGLAAGNTFVENSMYQDIVNSFKDTFFYTTFFIIGAVFAKNYKKVIPAFTKIPAFMKILLFLLALVLFNIDEVFSSLQNDHGILSMPIKAGSDWIASIGVLIIFLFAIDSKRVKDLLTKRVFMWLGKVSYSLYLTHMVVLITLMYTLGKIIPYYYVLVIVPFLSIAVAAVTHTYIEKPAQKLGNYLTSKKDQKLVITPKQSV is encoded by the coding sequence TTGCAACAAAGTAATCGAATACATTCTCTTGATTCATTGAGAGGAATTGCTGCACTCATTGTTTTAGTTCATCATTGTCTATTAATGACACCTTTGTTTCATGCGGCGCATTACAATGAGCCGTATGATAATGAGTGGGTAACTGCATTTACGAATACCATCCTACATACCATTTGGGCGGGTAGTGAAGCCGTACTATTGTTCTTTATTTTAAGCGGCTTTGTGTTAGCGTTTCCCTTTATACACGCCAAACCATTCAACTATCCCGTGTATATGATCAAGAGATTCTGCCGAATTTATATTCCGTATATTTCGGTTATGGCCATTGCCGTATTGCTCATGGTCATCTTTGCAGATTATAAAGGGCACAGTGGGTTAATTCCTTCTTTTAGTGAAAGAAGATGGGCTCACCCGATTTCATGGGAAGCGGTCATATCTTATCTTCTAATGCTTGGATATGACAATACAAACGTAGACGGACCAACATGGAGTCTTGTTCATGAAATGCGGATTTCCTTTTTCTTTCCATTCTTAATGCTTCTCGTTTTAAAATTAAGTTGGAAAAAAGCCATTATTTTTGGGTTTGCGATTACGATGTCTCTATCAGCAGGGTTAGCGGCAGGAAATACCTTCGTCGAAAATTCAATGTATCAGGATATCGTCAATTCGTTTAAAGATACTTTCTTTTATACAACATTCTTTATCATAGGAGCCGTATTCGCGAAAAATTATAAAAAGGTGATTCCAGCATTTACGAAGATACCTGCTTTTATGAAGATTCTTCTATTCCTTCTAGCTTTAGTTTTATTCAATATTGATGAAGTGTTCAGCTCGCTGCAGAATGACCATGGAATATTGTCGATGCCGATAAAAGCAGGCAGTGATTGGATCGCATCTATAGGCGTTTTAATCATCTTTTTATTTGCCATTGATTCGAAGCGGGTAAAAGACTTGTTAACCAAGCGGGTGTTTATGTGGCTGGGCAAGGTTTCATATAGTTTGTATTTAACTCATATGGTGGTATTGATTACATTAATGTACACCTTGGGGAAAATTATTCCCTACTATTACGTATTAGTGATTGTTCCATTTCTATCAATTGCTGTTGCCGCCGTTACACATACATATATTGAAAAGCCAGCACAGAAACTAGGTAACTACTTAACTTCTAAAAAGGATCAGAAACTAGTTATCACACCTAAGCAATCTGTCTAA
- the nagZ gene encoding beta-N-acetylhexosaminidase: MKKKLLYILIPLALLFVVVAMVLSQPEEQSKEKTSGIDEEKDSKTPVEEINADEQIDAMLADMTLEEKVGQLMVVGFDGSKISSNAVDMIKNKHIGGIIYFDRNMKSPKQVAELSNSLQQTAAESKNQLPLMIAVDQEGGDILRMRSQVSPIPSQQKLGKLGSAETVYESAKINAKELRAMGVNLNFAPVLDLSRTDSRSFGTDPKKAAEYGNKVIEGFQSSSVTGALKHFPGHGRSSVDPHLDSSSVEANQLDLENSDIYPFTQLIKEVDNQNFFVMVTHINYPAYDKEKPASLSKVIIQDLLRKKLGYEGIVVTDDLEMGAVTKHYTYKELGSEAIQAGADLLLVCHEYKHQLEVYNGIIEDVRSGEIPVEQINEAAKRVISYKMNTMQHENVDPKQAESIVKSEDSLTYLQNLK; the protein is encoded by the coding sequence ATGAAGAAAAAACTACTATATATACTCATACCGCTTGCCTTACTCTTCGTTGTTGTCGCTATGGTCCTTTCCCAGCCGGAAGAACAAAGCAAAGAGAAGACGTCAGGGATAGACGAAGAAAAAGACTCAAAAACACCGGTAGAGGAAATAAACGCAGATGAGCAGATTGATGCCATGCTTGCTGACATGACTCTTGAAGAAAAAGTGGGACAGCTTATGGTCGTTGGCTTTGACGGGAGTAAAATCTCAAGCAACGCAGTGGATATGATTAAAAATAAACATATCGGCGGCATTATTTACTTCGACCGCAACATGAAATCACCTAAACAAGTAGCTGAATTGTCAAATTCCCTACAGCAGACTGCGGCCGAAAGTAAGAATCAACTTCCCCTAATGATTGCGGTTGATCAAGAAGGCGGAGATATTCTCCGAATGCGCTCACAAGTCTCGCCTATTCCTTCTCAGCAAAAACTTGGAAAGCTAGGGTCCGCAGAGACTGTTTATGAATCAGCCAAAATAAATGCAAAAGAGCTACGTGCAATGGGTGTTAATCTAAACTTTGCACCTGTGCTCGATTTATCGAGGACAGACAGCCGTTCATTTGGAACAGACCCGAAAAAGGCAGCAGAATATGGGAATAAGGTAATTGAAGGGTTTCAAAGCTCATCGGTTACAGGGGCGTTGAAGCATTTCCCTGGTCACGGCCGCAGTTCGGTAGATCCCCATCTCGATTCATCATCGGTAGAAGCCAACCAGCTTGATCTGGAGAATTCAGACATCTATCCATTCACCCAGCTCATAAAAGAAGTCGATAACCAGAACTTTTTTGTGATGGTTACTCACATTAACTATCCTGCCTATGATAAAGAAAAACCAGCAAGCCTTTCAAAGGTCATTATCCAGGACCTGCTTCGGAAAAAACTCGGTTACGAAGGAATCGTCGTCACTGATGATTTAGAAATGGGTGCGGTGACGAAACATTACACCTATAAGGAATTAGGAAGCGAAGCGATTCAAGCAGGTGCAGACCTCTTGCTCGTGTGTCACGAATACAAGCATCAACTCGAGGTCTACAACGGAATTATAGAAGACGTCCGTTCCGGTGAGATCCCCGTAGAACAAATTAATGAAGCGGCTAAACGGGTTATATCATATAAAATGAATACGATGCAGCATGAAAACGTCGATCCTAAGCAAGCTGAATCAATCGTTAAAAGCGAGGATAGTTTAACGTATTTACAAAATTTGAAATAA